One Glycine soja cultivar W05 chromosome 2, ASM419377v2, whole genome shotgun sequence genomic region harbors:
- the LOC114392754 gene encoding remorin 4.2-like — translation MLNDQTPSTSHGTEQHHTESAENEPQIREIYALTPPPRREPNFETHTHSHSHDSSSVSIEGGSSENFSMSREFSALVLAGSSIENNITTPSQMSLNTMHGNEEGVNSHTNSNNNYNNNNNINNNSYNNLGRIGEDEMLMMEETNPLAIVADINPLEAVSSSSPPRRGGGTSSGSGGALNEVTVQRVRKEEVEAKISAWQNAKVAKINNRFKREDAVINGWENEQVQKASSWMKKVERKLEEKRARALEKMQNDVAKAHRKAEERRASAEAKRGTKVARVLEIANLMRAVGRAPTKRSFF, via the exons ATGTTGAATGATCAAACACCTTCCACAAGCCATGGCACAGAGCAACACCACACTGAGAGTGCAGAAAACGAACCACAAATCAGAGAAATCTACGCCTTAACTCCACCCCCAAGAAGAGAACCAAACtttgaaacacacacacatagccaCAGCCACGACTCATCTTCTGTGTCCATAGAAGGTGGTTCCAGCGAGAACTTCAGCATGAGTAGAGAATTCAGTGCCCTCGTTCTAGCAGGCTCAAGCATCGAAAACAACATCACCACCCCAAGTCAAATGAGCTTGAACACGATGCATggcaatgaagaaggtgttaatAGTCACACTAACAGCAACAAcaattataataacaataacaatattaataataatagctACAACAACTTGGGGAGGATTGGAGAGGATGAGATGTTGATGATGGAGGAGACTAACCCTTTGGCGATTGTGGCGGACATCAACCCTTTGGAGGCGGTTTCGTCGTCGTCCCCTCCGAGGCGTGGTGGAGGGACTTCTTCTGGTTCAGGTGGTGCTCTTAATGAGGTGACAGTGCAGAGAGTGAGGAAGGAGGAGGTTGAGGCAAAGATATCGGCGTGGCAGAACGCCAAGGTTGCTAAGATCAACAACAGGTTCAAGAGGGAAGATGCTGTTATCAATGGGTGGGAGAATGAGCAGGTTCAGAAAGCATCTTCATGGATGAAGAAAGTTGAG AGGAAGCTGGAAGAGAAAAGAGCAAGAGCACTGGAGAAAATGCAAAATGATGTAGCAAAAGCCCATAGAAAAGCTGAGGAGAGGAGGGCATCAGCAGAGGCTAAAAGGGGAACTAAAGTAGCCAGGGTTCTGGAGATTGCCAACCTCATGAGAGCAGTTGGAAGAGCACCTACTAAAAGatctttcttttaa
- the LOC114375274 gene encoding pentatricopeptide repeat-containing protein At2g33680-like, giving the protein MVQPIFQPLVSPSILPPSSACPLHFLPPHNNGFHPTFPNSSQSLKHGTPQCCAVSPCNQNNTVLLNDWPQFLQFSIGSHDYMLAKAIHGSLIKSGCEGDMFVDNNLMNLYSKFSNMGDAQRIFDEMPVRSIVTWTTLMKGYLKNGDVGSVFCVARDMCMAGEKFNEHTCSVVLQACRSLEDRVFGEQVHAFVVKNGLQENVVVATSLVSMYCRSGQLGCGEKVFGGISVKDAQCINYMILEYGKEGLGDKALWIFVDMLQSGLKPSDYTFTNLISVCDSSVGLYVGKQLHGLAVKYGFMCKTSLGNAVITMYGQHGKVKEAERVFGELDERSLISWSALLSVFVKNGHSNKAFEIFLNMLQVGVPLDSGCFSTVLDGCSEWNNLKFGIQIHGLAIKLGHVSDVNSGTSLVDLYANCGSLQSARVIFDRLPNKTIASFNAILVGYQNSKIRDDEEDPMGFFSKVRFNGVKPDCVTFSRLLCLSANQACLVTGKSLHAYTIKVGLEDDTAVGNAVITMYAKCGTVQDAYQIFSSMNRDFVTWNAIISAYALHGEGNNVLLLFEEMKEQGFAPDEITMLAVLQACSYSGLWETGLHLFNEIESKYGIRPVIEHFSCIIDLLGRAGNLSKAIDIINKCPYPESPLLWRTFVNVCKLCSDLQCGTWASRKLLDLAPNEASSYILVSNMYAEGGMLEEAAKIRTAMNDLKLFKETGSSWIEIDNEVHYFIASDKNHPQSREIYAHLDLLKYEICRSCGNRNNLELISNSL; this is encoded by the coding sequence ATGGTTCAACCAATTTTCCAACCACTTGTTTCACCCtccattcttcctccttcttctGCATGCCCTTTGCACTTCCTTCCACCCCATAATAATGGCTTCCACCCCACTTTCCCTAACTCCTCACAAAGCCTCAAACATGGGACACCCCAATGTTGTGCTGTTTCACCCTGTAATCAGAACAACACTGTTCTTCTTAATGACTGGCCTCAGTTCCTTCAATTCTCAATTGGGTCACATGATTATATGCTGGCCAaggcaattcatgggtctcttaTCAAATCTGGTTGTGAAGGTGACATGTTTGTGGACAACAATCTTATGAACCTTTACTCAAAATTCAGTAACATGGGTGATGCACAGAGGATATTCGATGAAATGCCTGTGAGGAGCATAGTCACTTGGACTACCCTCATGAAGGGGTATTTGAAGAATGGGGATGTTGGGTCTGTTTTCTGTGTTGCACGTGATATGTGCATGGCTGGTGAGAAGTTCAATGAGCATACTTGTTCAGTGGTTCTACAGGCATGTAGGTCCCTGGAGGATCGTGTTTTTGGGGAGCAGGTTCATGCTTTTGTCGTGAAAAATGGGCTTCAGGAGAATGTTGTTGTGGCCACTTCATTGGTTTCTATGTATTGTAGAAGTGGTCAGTTGGGTTGTGGTGAAAAAGTGTTTGGCGGCATAAGTGTTAAAGATGCTCAGTgcataaattatatgattttggAATATGGCAAGGAAGGCTTGGGGGATAAGGCGCTTTGGATTTTTGTGGATATGCTACAATCTGGATTGAAACCAAGTGATTACACGTTTACGAATTTGATCAGTGTGTGTGATTCAAGTGTAGGATTATATGTAGGGAAGCAACTACATGGGCTTGCAGTTAAGTATGGTTTTATGTGTAAAACATCTCTTGGAAATGCAGTTATTACAATGTATGGGCAACATGGAAAGGTCAAAGAGGCTGAGAGAGTGTTTGGTGAACTGGATGAGAGGTCTTTGATTTCCTGGTCTGCTCTTCTTTCAGTGTTTGTTAAGAACGGCCATTCTAACAAAGCCTTTGAAATTTTCCTAAATATGCTTCAAGTTGGTGTGCCTCTTGATTCTGGTTGCTTCAGCACTGTTTTAGATGGGTGTTCAGAGTggaataatttgaaatttgggATTCAAATTCATGGACTTGCAATAAAGCTTGGTCATGTCTCTGATGTAAATAGTGGTACTTCTTTAGTAGATTTGTATGCTAACTGTGGAAGTTTGCAGTCTGCAAGAGTGATTTTTGACAGGCTTCCAAATAAAACAATTGCTTCATTTAATGCTATTCTAGTTGGATACCAGAATTCAAAAATAAGAGATGATGAAGAGGACCCTATGGGTTTTTTCAGCAAAGTAAGATTCAATGGTGTGAAACCAGATTGTGTAACGTTTTCACGACTCCTTTGTTTATCTGCTAATCAAGCATGCTTGGTAACTGGGAAAAGTCTTCATGCTTACACTATAAAGGTGGGCCTTGAAGATGATACTGCTGTAGGCAATGCTGTAATTACTATGTATGCTAAATGTGGCACTGTTCAGGATGcttatcaaatatttagtagcatGAACCGTGATTTTGTTACCTGGAATGCCATAATTTCTGCATATGCCCTTCATGGTGAAGGAAACAATGTACTTTTGCTCTTTGAGGAGATGAAGGAACAGGGTTTTGCTCCTGATGAGATTACAATGTTGGCTGTTCTCCAAGCATGTAGTTACTCAGGTTTGTGGGAAACTGGGTTGcacttattcaatgagattgaaTCGAAGTATGGGATCAGGCCTGTGATTGAGCACTTCTCTTGCATCATTGATCTTTTAGGTCGAGCTGGAAACCTATCCAAAGCCATTGATATCATCAACAAATGCCCGTACCCTGAGTCACCTTTGCTTTGGAGGACTTTTGTGAATGTCTGTAAGCTTTGTAGTGATTTACAATGTGGAACGTGGGCATCCAGAAAATTGCTTGATTTAGCCCCCAATGAGGCCTCCTCTTACATACTTGTATCAAATATGTATGCTGAAGGAGGCATGCTGGAAGAGGCTGCAAAGATCAGAACAGCTATGAATGActtgaaattatttaaagaaacaGGTTCCAGCTGGATTGAGATAGACAACGAGGTTCACTATTTTATAGCAAGTGACAAAAACCACCCTCAAAGCAGAGAAATTTATGCACATTTGGATCtgttaaaatatgaaatatgtcGGAGCTGTGGGAACAGAAATAATCTTGAACTGATTTCAAATTCCCTGTGA